A part of Rhodamnia argentea isolate NSW1041297 chromosome 8, ASM2092103v1, whole genome shotgun sequence genomic DNA contains:
- the LOC115737911 gene encoding beta-galactosidase 1-like isoform X2, with the protein MGFSTLSFLSMWPDLIQKAKEGGLDVIQTYVFWNGHEPSPGKYNFEGNYDLVKFVKLAQQAGLFVHLRVGPYVCAEWNFGGFPVWLKYVRGINFRTDNGPFKYHMQKFTTKIVNMMKAERLFESQGGPIILSQIENEYEPMEYETGASGRAYIKWAAKMAVGLGTGVPWVMCKQDDAPDPIINTCNGFYCDYFSPNKAYKPKMWTEAWTGWYTEFGGPVPNRPVEDLAFSVARFIQKGGAFINYYMYHGGTNFGRTAGGPFITTSYDYDAPLDEYGLLRQPKWGHLKDLHRAIKLCEPALVSGNPTVTKLGNYEEAHVFRSKSGSCAAFLTNYHSNAFAKVSWGNMHYNLPPWSISVLPDCKNTVYNTARVGAQSARMKMTPVPIHGGFSWQAYNEEPAGYEDNSFTMAGLLEQINTTRDVSDYLWYITDVNINSKEGFLRSGKYPTLTVQSAGHALHVFVNGQPSGTAYGSLEFPKLSFNQGVKLRAGANRIALLSIAVGLPNVGPHFERWNAGVLGPVTLYGLDEGKRDLSWQKWSYKIGLKGEALRLHSLTGSSSVEWAEGSLVARKQPLTWYKTTFSAPAGSAPLALDMNSMGKGQIWINGQSIGRYWPAYKAAGACGGCNYAGTYGEKKCLSNCGEASQRWYHVPRSWLNPTGNLLVIFEEWGGNPNGISLVRRDIDSVCAIIYEWQPTLMNYQMQASGKVNKPLRPKAHLSCSLGQKISSIKFASFGTPEGICGSFREGSCHAFHSYDVFQKTCVGQNSCTVPVTPEIFGGDPCPSVMKKLSVEAICS; encoded by the exons ATGGGCTTCTCTACATTGAGCTTTTTGTCA ATGTGGCCAGATCTCATTCAGAAGGCAAAAGAAGGAGGTTTGGATGTCATTCAGACTTATGTTTTCTGGAATGGCCATGAGCCTTCGCCTGGCAAA TACAACTTTGAGGGAAATTATGATCTCGTGAAATTTGTCAAGCTCGCGCAACAAGCAGGCCTCTTCGTTCATCTCAGAGTTGGACCTTATGTCTGTGCTGAGTGGAATTTCGG TGGGTTCCCTGTTTGGCTGAAATACGTCCGTGGTATTAACTTCAGAACAGATAATGGACCATTCAAG TATCACATGCAAAAGTTCACAACAAAGATTGTCAACATGATGAAAGCAGAACGGCTGTTTGAGTCGCAGGGCGGACCAATAATCTTGTCCCAG ATCGAGAATGAATATGAACCCATGGAGTACGAAACTGGTGCATCAGGTCGAGCTTACATCAAATGGGCAGCCAAAATGGCAGTGGGTCTAGGCACTGGTGTCCCGTGGGTCATGTGCAAGCAAGATGATGCCCCTGATCCTATT ATCAATACTTGCAATGGCTTCTACTGTGACTATTTCTCTCCCAACAAGGCTTATAAGCCCAAGATGTGGACAGAAGCATGGACAGGCTG GTACACTGAGTTTGGAGGTCCAGTTCCTAACCGTCCAGTTGAAGATCTGGCCTTCTCGGTTGCAAGATTTATACAGAAGGGTGGAGCGTTCATCAACTACTATATG TACCATGGAGGAACAAATTTTGGCCGAACAGCTGGTGGTCCTTTCATTACTACTAGCTATGACTATGATGCTCCCCTTGATGAATACG gATTATTGAGGCAACCCAAATGGGGCCATCTAAAAGATTTGCACAGAGCAATAAAGCTTTGTGAACCAGCTTTGGTATCTGGCAATCCTACTGTGACAAAACTTGGGAATTATGAAGAG GCTCATGTATTCAGATCAAAGTCCGGGTCATGTGCTgcattccttacaaattaccaTTCAAATGCTTTTGCAAAAGTTTCTTGGGGGAATATGCATTATAACCTTCCTCCGTGGTCGATCAGCGTATTACCTGACTGCAAGAACACTGTATATAACACCGCTAGG GTTGGTGCTCAGAGTGCAAGGATGAAGATGACTCCTGTTCCTATTCATGGAGGATTCTCTTGGCAGGCGTACAATGAAGAGCCCGCTGGATATGAAGACAATTCATTTACAATGGCCGGTTTGTTAGAGCAGATAAATACTACAAGAGATGTCTCTGATTATCTGTGGTACATTACAGA TGTAAACATCAATTCCAAGGAAGGGTTCTTAAGAAGCGGTAAATATCCGACTCTCACCGTCCAATCAGCTGGTCATGCCTTGCATGTTTTTGTCAACGGCCAACCCTCAG GAACTGCATACGGAAGTCTGGAATTTCCGAAACTTTCTTTCAACCAAGGTGTCAAGCTGAGAGCCGGTGCTAATAGAATTGCGTTGTTAAGTATTGCCGTTGGGCTACCG AATGTTGGTCCGCATTTTGAGAGATGGAATGCAGGTGTCCTTGGTCCTGTAACATTGTACGGTCTCGACGAAGGGAAGAGAGACTTGTCATGGCAGAAATGGTCTTATAAG ATTGGTCTTAAAGGAGAAGCCTTGAGACTTCATTCGCTCACTGGGAGTTCCTCGGTTGAGTGGGCTGAGGGATCTTTAGTGGCAAGGAAGCAGCCACTGACATGGTACAAA ACTACTTTCAGCGCTCCCGCTGGTAGTGCTCCACTGGCTCTGGATATGAATAGCATGGGCAAAGGTCAAATTTGGATTAATGGACAGAGCATCGGACGGTACTGGCCTGCGTATAAAGCAGCCGGTGCATGTGGCGGTTGTAACTACGCTGGAACATACGGCGAGAAGAAATGTCTAAGCAATTGTGGTGAAGCTTCACAGAGATG GTATCACGTTCCTCGTTCGTGGCTGAATCCGACAGGGAACTTGTTAGTTATTTTTGAAGAATGGGGTGGGAACCCGAATGGGATTTCCTTGGTTAGGAGAGACATTGACAGCGTGTGCGCTATTATTTATGAATGGCAGCCTACTCTCATGAACTATCAAATGCAAGCATCTGGTAAAGTCAACAAGCCGCTGAGGCCTAAAGCCCATTTATCGTGCTCACTGGGACAGAAAATCTCATCGATCAAGTTTGCCAGCTTCGGAACACCAGAAGGCATTTGTGGAAGCTTCCGCGAGGGAAGTTGCCATGCCTTCCATTCGTATGACGTATTCCAAAAG ACTTGTGTCGGACAAAACTCTTGCACAGTTCCTGTCACTCCTGAGATATTCGGCGGAGATCCGTGCCCTAGTGTCATGAAGAAACTGTCTGTCGAGGCAATTTGCTCCTGA
- the LOC115737911 gene encoding beta-galactosidase 1-like isoform X1, producing the protein MSSPITACASSSDQEQNKVGASKNKKKGTFLRQGPSSFFIHWTMALRAVNVMWNVAVVVLALWVFCGSVRASVSYDAKAIKINGQRRILISGSIHYPRSTPEMWPDLIQKAKEGGLDVIQTYVFWNGHEPSPGKYNFEGNYDLVKFVKLAQQAGLFVHLRVGPYVCAEWNFGGFPVWLKYVRGINFRTDNGPFKYHMQKFTTKIVNMMKAERLFESQGGPIILSQIENEYEPMEYETGASGRAYIKWAAKMAVGLGTGVPWVMCKQDDAPDPIINTCNGFYCDYFSPNKAYKPKMWTEAWTGWYTEFGGPVPNRPVEDLAFSVARFIQKGGAFINYYMYHGGTNFGRTAGGPFITTSYDYDAPLDEYGLLRQPKWGHLKDLHRAIKLCEPALVSGNPTVTKLGNYEEAHVFRSKSGSCAAFLTNYHSNAFAKVSWGNMHYNLPPWSISVLPDCKNTVYNTARVGAQSARMKMTPVPIHGGFSWQAYNEEPAGYEDNSFTMAGLLEQINTTRDVSDYLWYITDVNINSKEGFLRSGKYPTLTVQSAGHALHVFVNGQPSGTAYGSLEFPKLSFNQGVKLRAGANRIALLSIAVGLPNVGPHFERWNAGVLGPVTLYGLDEGKRDLSWQKWSYKIGLKGEALRLHSLTGSSSVEWAEGSLVARKQPLTWYKTTFSAPAGSAPLALDMNSMGKGQIWINGQSIGRYWPAYKAAGACGGCNYAGTYGEKKCLSNCGEASQRWYHVPRSWLNPTGNLLVIFEEWGGNPNGISLVRRDIDSVCAIIYEWQPTLMNYQMQASGKVNKPLRPKAHLSCSLGQKISSIKFASFGTPEGICGSFREGSCHAFHSYDVFQKTCVGQNSCTVPVTPEIFGGDPCPSVMKKLSVEAICS; encoded by the exons ATGTCCTCGCCCATCACTGCTTGTGCTTCCTCCTCTGATCAAGAACAGAATAAAGTGGGCGCAAGCAAGAATAAGAAGAAAGGCACTTTTTTGAGACAAGggccttcttcctttttcatccaTTGGACCATGGCGTTGAGGGCGGTGAATGTAATGTGGAATGTGGCTGTGGTGGTACTGGCTTTATGGGTTTTCTGTGGTTCTGTGAGGGCCTCTGTGTCTTATGATGCTAAGGCCATTAAGATCAATGGGCAGAGAAGGATCCTCATTTCTGGGTCCATTCACTACCCCAGAAGCACTCCTGAG ATGTGGCCAGATCTCATTCAGAAGGCAAAAGAAGGAGGTTTGGATGTCATTCAGACTTATGTTTTCTGGAATGGCCATGAGCCTTCGCCTGGCAAA TACAACTTTGAGGGAAATTATGATCTCGTGAAATTTGTCAAGCTCGCGCAACAAGCAGGCCTCTTCGTTCATCTCAGAGTTGGACCTTATGTCTGTGCTGAGTGGAATTTCGG TGGGTTCCCTGTTTGGCTGAAATACGTCCGTGGTATTAACTTCAGAACAGATAATGGACCATTCAAG TATCACATGCAAAAGTTCACAACAAAGATTGTCAACATGATGAAAGCAGAACGGCTGTTTGAGTCGCAGGGCGGACCAATAATCTTGTCCCAG ATCGAGAATGAATATGAACCCATGGAGTACGAAACTGGTGCATCAGGTCGAGCTTACATCAAATGGGCAGCCAAAATGGCAGTGGGTCTAGGCACTGGTGTCCCGTGGGTCATGTGCAAGCAAGATGATGCCCCTGATCCTATT ATCAATACTTGCAATGGCTTCTACTGTGACTATTTCTCTCCCAACAAGGCTTATAAGCCCAAGATGTGGACAGAAGCATGGACAGGCTG GTACACTGAGTTTGGAGGTCCAGTTCCTAACCGTCCAGTTGAAGATCTGGCCTTCTCGGTTGCAAGATTTATACAGAAGGGTGGAGCGTTCATCAACTACTATATG TACCATGGAGGAACAAATTTTGGCCGAACAGCTGGTGGTCCTTTCATTACTACTAGCTATGACTATGATGCTCCCCTTGATGAATACG gATTATTGAGGCAACCCAAATGGGGCCATCTAAAAGATTTGCACAGAGCAATAAAGCTTTGTGAACCAGCTTTGGTATCTGGCAATCCTACTGTGACAAAACTTGGGAATTATGAAGAG GCTCATGTATTCAGATCAAAGTCCGGGTCATGTGCTgcattccttacaaattaccaTTCAAATGCTTTTGCAAAAGTTTCTTGGGGGAATATGCATTATAACCTTCCTCCGTGGTCGATCAGCGTATTACCTGACTGCAAGAACACTGTATATAACACCGCTAGG GTTGGTGCTCAGAGTGCAAGGATGAAGATGACTCCTGTTCCTATTCATGGAGGATTCTCTTGGCAGGCGTACAATGAAGAGCCCGCTGGATATGAAGACAATTCATTTACAATGGCCGGTTTGTTAGAGCAGATAAATACTACAAGAGATGTCTCTGATTATCTGTGGTACATTACAGA TGTAAACATCAATTCCAAGGAAGGGTTCTTAAGAAGCGGTAAATATCCGACTCTCACCGTCCAATCAGCTGGTCATGCCTTGCATGTTTTTGTCAACGGCCAACCCTCAG GAACTGCATACGGAAGTCTGGAATTTCCGAAACTTTCTTTCAACCAAGGTGTCAAGCTGAGAGCCGGTGCTAATAGAATTGCGTTGTTAAGTATTGCCGTTGGGCTACCG AATGTTGGTCCGCATTTTGAGAGATGGAATGCAGGTGTCCTTGGTCCTGTAACATTGTACGGTCTCGACGAAGGGAAGAGAGACTTGTCATGGCAGAAATGGTCTTATAAG ATTGGTCTTAAAGGAGAAGCCTTGAGACTTCATTCGCTCACTGGGAGTTCCTCGGTTGAGTGGGCTGAGGGATCTTTAGTGGCAAGGAAGCAGCCACTGACATGGTACAAA ACTACTTTCAGCGCTCCCGCTGGTAGTGCTCCACTGGCTCTGGATATGAATAGCATGGGCAAAGGTCAAATTTGGATTAATGGACAGAGCATCGGACGGTACTGGCCTGCGTATAAAGCAGCCGGTGCATGTGGCGGTTGTAACTACGCTGGAACATACGGCGAGAAGAAATGTCTAAGCAATTGTGGTGAAGCTTCACAGAGATG GTATCACGTTCCTCGTTCGTGGCTGAATCCGACAGGGAACTTGTTAGTTATTTTTGAAGAATGGGGTGGGAACCCGAATGGGATTTCCTTGGTTAGGAGAGACATTGACAGCGTGTGCGCTATTATTTATGAATGGCAGCCTACTCTCATGAACTATCAAATGCAAGCATCTGGTAAAGTCAACAAGCCGCTGAGGCCTAAAGCCCATTTATCGTGCTCACTGGGACAGAAAATCTCATCGATCAAGTTTGCCAGCTTCGGAACACCAGAAGGCATTTGTGGAAGCTTCCGCGAGGGAAGTTGCCATGCCTTCCATTCGTATGACGTATTCCAAAAG ACTTGTGTCGGACAAAACTCTTGCACAGTTCCTGTCACTCCTGAGATATTCGGCGGAGATCCGTGCCCTAGTGTCATGAAGAAACTGTCTGTCGAGGCAATTTGCTCCTGA
- the LOC115737917 gene encoding uncharacterized protein LOC115737917 yields MEALAFHLAFDPPFSRPSQSSCDPPHDRFMFSLLYSAFFTLSLLSFFFVSFSLFKKLHETRTESPKQDDPSTPISENDEAREPDPDPDPTQLTHSLLLEILPSDSASLCSDADESVSGSEHCPGPTQIGKRKKKRAKKKSKRSDAKVAEEEREEKSDSGRPISEKPELICLYPFTSSGSATQRRIKQHYDELVKCHESKGLTLAQVSQFANCLVEARSELQHKSEVIQRRFTIAKALLFKADRSSFDRLRQQIYKLELEQKRLEEDAFVYNWLQQQLKLSPAYKKMLEVGACMELKAKSGELMEAEDSDVPDISFEELLAQEKKDSFWQKTKKSKSGSN; encoded by the exons ATGGAGGCTCTGGCTTTTCACCTCGCGTTTGATCCTCCATTCTCGCGGCCGTCGCAGTCCTCTTGCGACCCCCCTCACGACAGATTCATGTTCTCCCTCCTCTACTCCGCCTTCTtcactctctccctcctctccttcttcttcgtctcctTCTCCTTGTTCAAGAAGCTCCACGAAACCCGCACCGAGAGCCCCAAGCAAGACGACCCATCGACGCCCATCAGCGAGAACGATGAGGCCCGAGAGCCagaccccgaccccgacccgacccagTTGACCCATTCGCTGCTCCTCGAGATCTTGCCCTCCGATTCCGCGAGCCTGTGCAGCGACGCGGACGAGTCGGTCTCCGGCTCGGAGCACTGTCCCGGGCCTACCCAGAttgggaagaggaagaagaagcgggccaagaagaagagcaagaggTCGGATGCGAAGGTCGCtgaggaggagagggaggagaaGTCGGATTCGGGTCGGCCTATATCGGAGAAGCCCGAATTGATTTGCCTGTACCCGTTTACTTCTTCTGGCAGTGCCACGCAGAGGAGGATAAAGCAGCACTATGATGAGCTCGTCAAGTGCCATGAGTCCAAAGGATTGACCCTTGCTCAG GTCAGCCAGTTTGCAAATTGCTTGGTTGAGGCTAGAAGTGAGCTACAACACAA GTCGGAGGTTATACAGCGCAGGTTTACAATAGCAAAAGCCCTGCTTTTTAAGGCAGATAGATCCTCCTTTGATCGACTTCGTCAGCAG ATATACAAGTTAGAGTTGGAACAGAAGAGACTTGAAGAAGACGCATTTGTTTATAACTGGCTCCAACAGCAGCTCAAACTCTCGCCAGCCTACAAGAAG atgcTTGAAGTTGGTGCCTGCATGGAGTTGAAGGCTAAATCTGGTGAACTGATGGAAGCTGAAGATTCGGATGTCCCGGATATTTCATTTGAAGAGCTACTAgcgcaagaaaagaaagattctTTTTG GCAGAAAACGAAGAAATCAAAATCAGGCTCAAACTAA
- the LOC115738048 gene encoding DEAD-box ATP-dependent RNA helicase 20, producing MSRYDSRSGDPTSYRDRKSDSGFGGAPSYGAPLRSSAGRKDYDGVESPRRTDLDGLTPFEKNFYVESPSVAAMSDRDVEDYRKRREITVEGQDVPKPVKSFEDVGFPDYVMQEIAKAGFVEPTPIQSQGWPMALKGRDLIGIAETGSGKTLAYLLPAIVHVNAQPILAPGDGPIVLVLAPTRELAVQIQQEATKFGASSRIKNTCIYGGVPKGPQVRDLQKGVEIVIATPGRLIDMLESHHTNLRRVTYLVLDEADRMLDMGFEPQIRKLISQIRLDRQTLYWSATWPKEVEQLARQFLYNPYKVIIGSEDLKANHAIRQIVDIVPENKKYNKLVNLLEDIMDGSRILIFMDTKKGCDQITRQLRMDGWPALSIHGDKSQAERDWVLSEFKAGKSPIMTATDVAARGLDVKDVKYVINYDFPGSLEDYVHRIGRTGRAGAKGTAYTFFTAANARFAKELISILEEAGQKVSPDLAAMGRAAPPPPGHGGFRDRGRGYGTGRPWS from the exons ATGAGCCGCTACGACAGTCGGTCCGGCGACCCCACCTCCTACCGCGACCGGAAAAG TGATTCTGGGTTTGGTGGAGCTCCTAGCTATGGTGCCCCACTCCGGTCTTCAGCAGGTAGAAAGGATTACGATGGTGTTGAGTCACCGAGGAGGACAGATTTGGATGGTTTGACTCCTTTCGAGAAGAACTTCTATGTCGAGTCTCCATCTGTGGCTGCTATGTCAGATAGAGATGTTGAGGATTACaggaaaagaagggaaattaCTGTGGAAGGCCAAGATGTCCCAAAGCCTGTTAAAAGTTTTGAAGATGTTGGCtttccag ATTATGTCATGCAAGAAATTGCAAAAGCTGGCTTTGTCGAACCTACACCAATTCAATCTCAAGGATGGCCAATGGCTCTTAAGGGCCGTGACCTAATTGGTATTGCCGAAACAGGGTCGGGAAAGACACTTGCCTACCTATTGCCTGCAATTGTCCATGTTAATGCACAACCAATTTTGG CCCCAGGAGATGGCCCCATTGTGTTAGTGTTGGCCCCAACTCGTGAACTGGCTGTTCAAATACAGCAGGAAGCTACAAAATTTGGTGCATCATCAAGGATAAAAAATACATGCATATATGGTGGGGTTCCAAAGGGTCCTCAAGTGCGTGATCTCCAGAAAG GCGTCGAAATAGTGATTGCTACACCAGGAAGGTTGATTGATATGCTGGAGTCACATCATACAAACCTGAGAAGAGTAACCTACCTCGTGTTGGATGAAGCTGATCGGATGCTAGACATGGGATTCGAGCCTCAAATAAGGAAACTTATTTCGCAG ATTCGCCTGGATCGTCAGACTTTGTATTGGAGTGCTACCTGGCCAAAGGAGGTCGAACAATTAGCAAGGCAGTTCCTCTATAATCCATACAAG GTGATAATAGGTTCTGAAGATTTGAAGGCCAACCATGCAATACGCCAGATTGTTGATATTGTccctgaaaataaaaaatataacaa ATTGGTAAATTTGCTGGAGGATATTATGGATGGAAGCCGAATACTTATATTCATGGATACGAAGAAAGGGTGTGATCAGATAACTCGGCAACTGCGTATGGATGGTTGGCCAGCTCTCTCAATCCATGGGGATAAAAGTCAAGCAGAAAGGGATTGGGTCCTCTCTGAGTTCAAAGCAGGCAAAAGTCCTATAATGACTGCAACCGATGTCGCTGCGCGTGGTCTAG ATGTAAAGGATGTGAAGTACGTGATCAATTATGATTTTCCTGGCTCACTTGAGGATTATGTCCACCGCATTGGTCGTACTGGAAGGGCGGGGGCCAAAGGGACAGCATATACTTTCTTCACAGCTGCAAATGCGAGGTTTGCAAAAGAATTGATTTCCATCCTTGAGGAAGCTGGGCAGAAGGTCAGTCCTGATTTGGCAGCCATGGGGCGTGCTGCGCCTCCCCCTCCAG GTCATGGAGGATTCAGAGATCGTGGTAGAGGTTACGGTACGGGACGGCCCTGGAGCTGA